A window of Anaerobranca gottschalkii DSM 13577 genomic DNA:
TCTTTAGCTAAAATTACTACACCGGTAAAGCTAGGTGATTTAGTTGAAATTTTTATAAAAGAATGTACCGAGATAATCCCCCAACCTTTACCTTTGAATATAATATTTGAAGATCAATATTTAATAGTATTAGAAAAAGACGGAGAAACCCTTGTTCACCCTGTTCATAATGAGCAATTAAATACTTTAGCCAATGGGTTAGTAGATTATTTTAATAAAAAGGGAGAGAGTTTTGGCATACATCCCGTCAATCGCTTAGATAGAGAGACCTCTGGTTTAGTAATATTTGCCAAAAACTCCTATATCCATAGTTTATTGGCAAAACAATTGGAAAATAGAAAAATTAAGCGTCAGTATTTGGCAGTGGTGGAAGGGACTTTGCCTAAGGAAGAAGGTGTAATTAATTTACCTATTTTAGATCTACCTACATCTAAAAAAGTTAATAGTGAAAAAGGAAAAGAAGCTATTACTGAATATAAATTGCTAAAAAAATACGAAAATTACAGTCT
This region includes:
- a CDS encoding RluA family pseudouridine synthase, with the protein product MEKRYSFIVNNFNNIKEELIEKYGISRREYRRLKSSGKVYINNSLAKITTPVKLGDLVEIFIKECTEIIPQPLPLNIIFEDQYLIVLEKDGETLVHPVHNEQLNTLANGLVDYFNKKGESFGIHPVNRLDRETSGLVIFAKNSYIHSLLAKQLENRKIKRQYLAVVEGTLPKEEGVINLPILDLPTSKKVNSEKGKEAITEYKLLKKYENYSLLKLNILTGRTHQIRIHLKALGCGILGDSLYHKKSSLISRQALHAFSLSFNHPLSGEELKFVSELPGDFKTLLNRLTVM